A region of the Amycolatopsis sp. cg13 genome:
CGCGATGGGCAACGCGGCTGCTGTCACCGTATCGCCCCCTCCCCGGATGACCGCGTCGAGCGACGGTTCCTCGTCATCCCCACCACGCATGAGCGCCCCCCGGGGTTGTCCCGTCTCCGTCGCTACTTTCCGTAGCTGTGGACAACTGAGGTCAGCGCACGGAAAGCGACTCGGGCAGCTTCAAGACGCCGCCGGAGTCAGTGGGGAAATCGTGTACCGAGACCACAGCGTTTCGCGGGATCGGGCCGTAGATGTGCGGAAACTGGATTCCGCGCGGGTCCGGCGGGTCCCCGTCCTCCCAGCGGACGGGCGCGTCGACCAGCTTGGGGTCGATTTCCAGCAGCACCAGACCGTCTTGGCCGCGGAAAAGCGCGTTGGCGGGCAGCGCGACGGTGCCAGGGTCCGAGCAGTGGATGAATCCGGCGTCTTCGAGCGACGGCGCGCGGTATTCGCCGTCTTCGGGCACCGCGGCCCACTCGTCGCGGGTGCAGATGTGGAGGATCACGCTGTGATCGTCCCATCGACTTACCCACATGTGGACAACTCAGGTCGAGTTGTCCACATGTGGATAGGTCAGCGAATGGTGAGCTGCCGCCCGATGAGACCGTCGCGAGCACGCCGCTCGGTGGCGTTGAGCGGCTCGGAGTCGAGGGACTTGAGCGCCTCGTCCAGCC
Encoded here:
- a CDS encoding DUF952 domain-containing protein, whose protein sequence is MILHICTRDEWAAVPEDGEYRAPSLEDAGFIHCSDPGTVALPANALFRGQDGLVLLEIDPKLVDAPVRWEDGDPPDPRGIQFPHIYGPIPRNAVVSVHDFPTDSGGVLKLPESLSVR